From Sporosarcina sp. Te-1, the proteins below share one genomic window:
- a CDS encoding NAD(P)/FAD-dependent oxidoreductase: MKKLVLLGAGYGNMRILLRLLNKELPDDVEITLVDRTPFHSLKTEFYALAAGTVPDSEVRVALPVHERLRVVEGEIEDIELTEKLVLLQDGKEIPYDQLVIGLGCEDNYHGVPGAAENTYSIQTIGKSRVTYKKLLGLGGGATVGIVGAGLSGIELASELRESRPDLKIKLFDRGSRILKDFPERLSNYVKDWFIKHDVEVVSNSNITKVEPNALYNHEDKIEVDAVVWTAGIKPAGLIEEMDVEKNRSGRVVLNQYHQIPGHTEVYVVGDIAALPHAPSAQLAEEQAEQIVRVLRMEWNGEPLPKEMPEIKLKGFMGSLGKKQGFAYLADRTVTGRIARLLKSGVLWMYKWHNG; the protein is encoded by the coding sequence ATGAAAAAACTTGTGTTATTAGGTGCAGGGTACGGCAACATGAGAATCTTGCTCCGCCTTTTGAATAAAGAACTTCCCGATGATGTTGAAATCACACTGGTAGATCGCACGCCTTTTCATAGTTTAAAAACAGAGTTCTATGCATTGGCTGCAGGTACAGTTCCGGATTCCGAAGTGCGGGTCGCATTACCGGTGCATGAAAGATTGCGTGTTGTCGAAGGAGAAATCGAAGATATCGAGCTGACCGAAAAACTGGTCCTTCTGCAAGACGGAAAGGAAATCCCTTATGATCAATTGGTCATTGGACTAGGCTGCGAGGATAATTACCACGGCGTTCCAGGAGCCGCGGAAAACACGTACAGCATCCAAACGATCGGCAAGTCGAGAGTAACCTACAAAAAGCTGTTAGGCCTTGGTGGCGGCGCTACAGTCGGCATCGTCGGCGCAGGGCTGAGCGGTATTGAATTGGCAAGTGAGCTGCGCGAGAGCCGTCCCGACTTGAAAATCAAACTTTTTGATCGCGGATCTCGGATTCTAAAGGACTTCCCTGAGCGGCTTAGCAACTATGTAAAGGATTGGTTCATTAAACACGATGTCGAAGTGGTCTCCAATTCGAACATTACAAAAGTCGAGCCGAATGCCCTGTACAATCATGAAGATAAAATCGAAGTTGATGCTGTCGTTTGGACAGCTGGCATTAAGCCAGCCGGACTGATTGAGGAAATGGACGTCGAAAAGAATCGGTCGGGCCGTGTTGTATTGAATCAGTATCATCAAATTCCAGGGCACACTGAAGTGTATGTCGTCGGGGATATCGCAGCCCTCCCACATGCACCAAGCGCCCAGCTTGCTGAAGAACAGGCTGAACAAATTGTCCGTGTCCTGCGTATGGAGTGGAACGGCGAACCGTTGCCGAAAGAAATGCCGGAGATCAAGTTGAAAGGATTCATGGGCTCCCTTGGGAAGAAGCAAGGCTTCGCCTACTTGGCGGACCGGACAGTGACCGGCCGTATCGCAAGATTATTGAAATCCGGTGTGCTTTGGATGTATAAGTGGCATAATGGTTAA
- a CDS encoding leucyl aminopeptidase, producing the protein MKTISIETEFSKVESDVLVVGVPEHPENLEGWAAFAESFSSRVLDWVRAGDIRSGFKELVKMPSMSEQGYKRVLFVGLGASKELTEERLRQAFAAVGRELLASKYEKVAIWTAPFTTDELTCADVAYAATEGIGLGSYKFEGYRTDSNEKDFSIEVLQFISSHDEDELKAAYSVGKAYANAVNGARNLVNMPPNLLTPTKLAEHAAELAEKYDFEIETLGKQEMEELGMGAILAVNKGSVEEPRMIVLKYTATEEWGDVVGLVGKGVTYDTGGYSLKPRESMVGMKGDMGGAAAVLGAMAIIGELRPAQNVIAVVGATDNMISGDAFKPDDVITSLSGKTIEVLNTDAEGRLVLADAVTYAKQSGANYLIDVATLTGGVIVALGNDKTGALTNNEEFFEEFMEASLETGEFVWRLPLTESDKKRIRKSDVADLNNSPGRDGHMIFGGGFVGEFVGDTPWVHLDIAGTSDAAAAHDLGPKGATGVMVRTLATLVERMAEKDSK; encoded by the coding sequence ATGAAAACGATATCGATTGAAACAGAATTCAGCAAAGTAGAATCTGACGTTTTGGTTGTCGGTGTACCAGAGCATCCTGAGAACCTAGAAGGGTGGGCAGCGTTTGCCGAATCATTCAGTTCCCGCGTTTTGGATTGGGTGCGTGCCGGCGATATCCGGTCCGGTTTTAAAGAATTGGTCAAAATGCCGTCCATGTCGGAGCAAGGCTATAAACGTGTTCTTTTTGTAGGGCTTGGAGCTTCGAAGGAATTGACGGAGGAGAGGCTGCGCCAGGCATTCGCGGCTGTCGGGAGAGAGCTGCTGGCAAGTAAATATGAAAAAGTAGCCATCTGGACAGCTCCATTTACAACGGATGAATTGACGTGCGCGGACGTTGCTTATGCGGCTACAGAGGGCATCGGCCTCGGTTCATATAAGTTTGAGGGCTACCGGACAGATTCGAATGAGAAGGATTTCTCGATCGAAGTCTTGCAGTTCATTTCATCTCATGATGAGGACGAATTGAAGGCCGCTTATAGCGTAGGAAAAGCATATGCAAATGCAGTTAATGGAGCACGCAATCTTGTGAATATGCCGCCGAACTTGCTGACACCTACCAAGCTCGCGGAACATGCCGCTGAACTGGCTGAGAAATATGACTTCGAAATTGAAACACTTGGCAAGCAAGAGATGGAAGAGCTCGGCATGGGCGCTATACTTGCAGTGAATAAAGGTTCTGTCGAGGAGCCGCGTATGATTGTACTAAAGTACACGGCAACCGAGGAATGGGGAGACGTTGTTGGTTTAGTCGGGAAGGGCGTTACATACGATACAGGCGGTTATTCCTTAAAACCAAGGGAAAGCATGGTCGGGATGAAGGGCGACATGGGCGGAGCTGCTGCTGTCCTCGGAGCGATGGCCATCATTGGAGAATTGCGTCCCGCCCAAAATGTCATTGCAGTAGTCGGCGCCACAGATAATATGATTTCTGGAGACGCTTTCAAGCCGGATGATGTCATCACTTCGTTAAGCGGTAAAACAATCGAAGTATTGAACACGGATGCCGAAGGAAGGCTCGTATTGGCTGATGCTGTCACGTATGCGAAACAGTCGGGGGCAAATTATCTGATCGATGTCGCCACACTGACAGGCGGCGTCATCGTAGCACTCGGCAATGATAAAACAGGCGCTCTTACAAATAATGAAGAATTCTTTGAGGAATTCATGGAAGCCTCCCTTGAAACGGGTGAGTTCGTCTGGCGTCTTCCATTGACGGAAAGCGATAAGAAGCGAATCCGCAAAAGTGATGTGGCCGATTTGAACAATTCTCCGGGACGTGACGGCCATATGATCTTTGGTGGTGGATTCGTCGGTGAATTTGTTGGTGACACGCCATGGGTCCATCTGGACATCGCAGGCACTTCAGATGCAGCCGCTGCCCACGATCTTGGGCCAAAAGGTGCCACAGGCGTAATGGTACGCACTTTGGCGACGTTAGTTGAAAGAATGGCAGAAAAGGATTCGAAATAG
- a CDS encoding NAD(P)/FAD-dependent oxidoreductase, which yields MKRPTILVLGAGYGGLSTVVNLQKSIGTDEADIVLINKNDYHYESTWLHEAAAGTLSPEQVRYDIKSVISQDKVKFIKAEVQAIDVKGKVVTTDVGTHAYDYLVISLGFEGETFGITGLDKYALSIANVNAARQIREHIEYQFATWSLEEEKDDSRLTIVVGGAGFTGIEFLGELANRVPELCKEFDVPREKVRVICVEAAPMVLPGFDPELVDYAVRQLKSKGIEFSIGTPVVEATPEGVKIKKGEEEFEFIKAGTVVWAAGVRGNRLIEETGIENMRARVKVEKDLRAPGFSDVFIVGDCALMINEETNRPYPPTAQIAMQQGDMCANNLVALLKGQPTAEFVPDLKGSIASLGDDDAIGVAFGKKMTGKKASFMKKMVDNRALFLIGGLGLTLKKGKFNLLK from the coding sequence GTGAAAAGACCGACAATCTTAGTACTAGGTGCAGGTTACGGCGGTTTGTCTACAGTCGTCAACTTGCAAAAATCGATTGGAACTGATGAGGCGGATATCGTACTTATCAACAAGAACGATTATCACTATGAGTCGACTTGGCTGCATGAAGCGGCAGCTGGTACATTATCTCCTGAGCAGGTCCGTTATGATATAAAAAGTGTTATCAGCCAAGATAAAGTCAAATTTATCAAAGCTGAAGTCCAAGCGATTGATGTGAAAGGCAAAGTCGTTACGACAGATGTGGGTACACATGCTTATGATTACCTAGTTATCTCATTAGGTTTTGAAGGGGAAACATTCGGTATTACTGGATTGGACAAATATGCTCTTTCTATCGCGAATGTCAATGCAGCCCGTCAAATCCGTGAGCACATTGAATATCAGTTCGCTACATGGTCATTGGAAGAGGAAAAAGACGACAGCCGCCTGACAATTGTCGTAGGTGGAGCTGGTTTCACAGGTATCGAATTCCTTGGTGAATTGGCAAACCGTGTACCGGAACTTTGCAAGGAGTTTGACGTACCACGTGAGAAAGTCCGTGTTATCTGTGTAGAAGCCGCTCCAATGGTACTTCCAGGATTCGATCCGGAGCTTGTCGATTATGCAGTGCGTCAATTAAAGTCGAAGGGAATTGAATTCTCCATTGGTACGCCAGTTGTAGAAGCGACTCCTGAAGGCGTGAAAATTAAAAAAGGCGAAGAAGAATTCGAATTCATTAAAGCCGGTACAGTCGTCTGGGCAGCAGGTGTCCGCGGCAACCGTCTGATAGAGGAAACCGGCATTGAAAATATGCGTGCTCGTGTCAAAGTGGAGAAAGATCTTCGTGCACCTGGCTTTTCTGACGTATTCATCGTAGGCGACTGCGCTTTGATGATTAATGAAGAAACGAACCGACCATATCCTCCAACAGCTCAAATCGCTATGCAACAAGGCGATATGTGTGCAAACAACCTAGTTGCCCTCTTAAAAGGACAACCGACAGCTGAATTTGTTCCCGATTTAAAGGGAAGCATTGCCTCCCTAGGTGATGACGATGCAATCGGCGTCGCATTTGGCAAGAAGATGACAGGCAAGAAAGCATCATTCATGAAGAAGATGGTTGACAACCGAGCATTGTTCTTGATTGGCGGTCTTGGCCTTACATTGAAAAAAGGGAAGTTCAACCTTTTGAAATAA
- a CDS encoding divergent PAP2 family protein yields the protein MGIVHNTPLLAALFAIFFAQFVKIPIHYLLSRKLDWKLMTSTGGMPSSHSAAVSALTTAIAFETGLDSPLFAVSAIFAVIVMFDATGIRYQAGQQALIINQMRLDFQTFVQEIKGWPQKDGQQKIQELKTLLGHKPSEVFAGSVTGILISIITYTIIK from the coding sequence ATGGGTATAGTACATAACACTCCGCTTTTGGCGGCTTTATTTGCCATCTTTTTTGCGCAGTTCGTTAAAATTCCAATCCATTATTTATTATCCCGGAAATTGGATTGGAAACTGATGACTTCTACCGGGGGCATGCCAAGTTCCCATTCGGCAGCTGTATCAGCGTTAACAACAGCTATTGCCTTTGAAACCGGTTTGGACTCCCCCTTATTTGCCGTGTCTGCAATTTTTGCAGTCATTGTAATGTTCGATGCGACAGGGATTCGTTATCAGGCCGGACAGCAGGCGCTGATTATCAATCAAATGCGTTTGGACTTTCAGACATTTGTCCAGGAGATAAAAGGCTGGCCCCAGAAAGACGGACAGCAAAAAATACAGGAACTGAAGACATTGCTTGGCCACAAGCCAAGCGAAGTGTTTGCAGGATCTGTCACCGGAATTCTCATTTCCATTATCACGTATACCATCATCAAATGA
- a CDS encoding iron-sulfur cluster assembly accessory protein, whose translation MTQYVELTEAAAFQVKKMMEHNGEEGSFLRVSVNGGGCSGLTYGLGFSEEQTAEDILSTQHGIHVLVTKEDAPILTGTKVDYKESLMGGGFTIDNPNAIASCGCGTSFRTAKKAGSPQSCD comes from the coding sequence ATGACTCAATATGTGGAACTTACAGAAGCAGCAGCTTTTCAGGTGAAAAAGATGATGGAGCATAACGGGGAAGAAGGTTCATTCCTGCGTGTTTCCGTGAATGGCGGCGGTTGCAGCGGGTTGACGTACGGTTTGGGGTTTTCGGAGGAACAAACGGCTGAGGACATCCTGTCCACCCAGCATGGCATCCATGTGCTCGTTACGAAAGAGGATGCCCCGATTCTCACGGGGACCAAGGTGGATTATAAGGAATCATTGATGGGCGGAGGATTCACAATCGACAATCCAAATGCCATTGCTTCCTGTGGTTGCGGTACATCCTTTCGAACTGCTAAAAAAGCAGGATCTCCGCAGTCTTGTGATTGA
- a CDS encoding YuzD family protein, translated as MGESSVRIEIYGADVVCASCVNAPSSKDTFEWLQAAIDRKYPGHPYVIEYIDIESNIANDAQKKIAEQVLNDEFFYPLVLIDGEVVGEGYIQLKPVFSELEKHGFVAQA; from the coding sequence ATGGGGGAAAGTTCAGTGAGAATTGAAATTTACGGAGCGGATGTCGTCTGTGCCAGTTGTGTCAACGCTCCCTCTTCTAAAGATACTTTCGAATGGCTGCAAGCGGCCATCGACCGGAAATATCCCGGGCATCCATATGTAATCGAATATATCGATATTGAATCGAATATTGCGAATGATGCCCAGAAAAAGATTGCCGAACAAGTTTTGAACGATGAATTCTTCTATCCGCTCGTTCTTATAGACGGAGAGGTAGTTGGAGAAGGTTATATCCAATTAAAACCTGTCTTTAGCGAACTCGAAAAACATGGTTTTGTCGCGCAAGCATAA
- a CDS encoding YuiB family protein — MEQISLVEVILSVLIFVVMFFGIGFLLNMLLRMSWLMAIIYPIVVILIIDEVKFFEYFTKPAYAFSALGNKIMALHAVDIIILSSGLVGAIISGIVIKALRKQGYQMF; from the coding sequence TTGGAACAAATTTCTTTGGTGGAAGTCATTTTATCCGTGTTAATTTTCGTTGTCATGTTTTTTGGCATCGGTTTTTTATTAAATATGCTTTTGCGGATGTCGTGGCTCATGGCCATTATTTATCCGATCGTCGTCATTTTAATTATTGATGAAGTAAAATTCTTTGAATACTTTACAAAGCCGGCTTATGCGTTTAGCGCCTTGGGCAATAAGATCATGGCATTGCATGCAGTGGATATCATCATTTTGTCGAGCGGTCTTGTCGGTGCCATCATCTCTGGGATCGTTATTAAAGCATTACGAAAGCAAGGCTATCAAATGTTTTAA
- a CDS encoding YuzB family protein, with product MNPIVEFCMSNLANGSQKTLEALEKDPNIDVLEYGCLSYCTACAESLYALVNGEIVKADTPEELTEQIYQFIEENPLF from the coding sequence GTGAATCCGATAGTTGAATTTTGCATGAGCAACCTTGCAAACGGTTCACAAAAAACATTGGAAGCGTTAGAAAAGGATCCGAATATAGATGTGTTGGAATATGGCTGTCTCAGTTATTGCACCGCTTGCGCCGAATCGCTCTATGCCCTCGTGAATGGAGAAATCGTAAAAGCGGATACACCCGAAGAATTGACAGAGCAAATCTATCAATTTATCGAAGAAAATCCATTATTTTAA
- a CDS encoding YutD family protein — protein MITIENYTYELVKDYRDGFNEEALHSRFSDVLLKYDYILGDWGYGQLRLKGFFEDRNNKATYETKISTVQDYLYEYCNFGCAYFILKKTGKVKPAPIEAVADEETHV, from the coding sequence TTGATTACGATTGAAAATTACACATATGAACTTGTTAAAGACTATCGCGATGGTTTTAATGAAGAAGCGCTGCACTCCCGGTTCAGCGACGTCTTATTGAAGTACGATTATATTTTGGGGGATTGGGGGTACGGCCAGCTTCGTCTCAAAGGATTTTTTGAAGACCGCAACAATAAGGCGACCTATGAAACAAAAATTAGCACGGTTCAAGATTATTTATACGAATACTGTAATTTCGGCTGTGCCTATTTTATCTTAAAAAAGACGGGGAAAGTGAAACCGGCCCCAATTGAGGCTGTTGCCGATGAGGAAACGCATGTGTAA
- a CDS encoding alpha/beta fold hydrolase — protein MGYYVNVEQGVNLYVEDLNPESGKAILFIHGWPLSHKQFEYQFDVLPAMGYRCIGIDWRGFGLSDKPFDGYTLDRLADDLHAIVEALQLQNFALVGHSTGGSIAIRYMSRFNGHGVSRLVLVDAAAPTGFSVETANRYLTQTLNDRPKLMQEVTDGFFFQYITKPFSDWFFQMGMQAAGWSTAAIIILLRDINLQKDLPAIHAPTLLVHGIHDKVIPYTQARELNRGIANSQLIPFQYSGHGPFWEERARFNRLLAEFIQ, from the coding sequence ATCGGGTATTATGTAAATGTGGAACAAGGTGTGAACTTGTATGTGGAGGACCTAAATCCCGAATCCGGCAAGGCCATCTTATTCATCCACGGCTGGCCGTTAAGCCATAAGCAGTTCGAATATCAGTTTGATGTTCTGCCAGCCATGGGATACCGGTGTATCGGCATCGATTGGCGGGGCTTCGGTCTATCGGATAAGCCCTTCGATGGGTATACGTTAGATCGGCTTGCTGACGATCTGCACGCTATTGTCGAGGCGCTCCAGCTACAAAATTTTGCGCTTGTCGGCCATTCGACAGGCGGATCGATTGCCATCCGGTATATGTCAAGGTTCAATGGACACGGTGTATCTCGGCTTGTGCTTGTTGATGCAGCGGCACCGACAGGTTTTTCTGTCGAAACGGCGAATCGATATTTGACTCAAACATTGAACGATCGCCCCAAACTGATGCAGGAAGTCACTGACGGTTTCTTTTTCCAATATATAACGAAACCCTTTTCGGATTGGTTTTTCCAAATGGGGATGCAGGCGGCAGGTTGGTCGACCGCGGCCATCATCATTTTATTGAGGGATATAAATTTGCAAAAGGATCTTCCTGCTATTCATGCGCCAACTTTACTTGTTCATGGTATACATGACAAAGTGATTCCGTATACCCAAGCAAGAGAATTGAACAGAGGAATCGCCAATTCGCAGCTCATCCCATTTCAATATAGTGGACACGGTCCTTTTTGGGAAGAACGGGCACGCTTTAATCGGCTATTGGCGGAATTTATTCAATGA
- a CDS encoding DUF2225 domain-containing protein: MEINPTYEKKIECLHCKEKFTTTKIRSRFVRVIKHESDFKPIYNNLDLHPLYYNVAVCPHCGFSFTEDFTPYFGPGVKEEISQTITSLWSGRSFGSKRTIDEAIESYKLAYLSASIKKEKSLTMAGITLRIAWLYKDKGDEASEIRFKAIARDLYTESYSNGDYTGTQMSETRVVYLIAELSWQIGDPEEAIRNFSRVIENQRTSTEPHVIQLAKDRWQEIRELKAQP; encoded by the coding sequence ATGGAGATAAATCCTACCTATGAAAAAAAAATTGAGTGTCTTCATTGCAAGGAGAAATTTACTACTACTAAAATACGTTCCCGTTTCGTGCGCGTCATCAAGCATGAGAGTGACTTTAAGCCAATCTATAACAATTTGGATTTACATCCATTATATTATAATGTTGCGGTTTGTCCGCATTGCGGTTTTTCCTTTACCGAAGATTTCACACCATACTTTGGACCAGGCGTCAAAGAGGAAATTTCCCAAACCATTACCTCCCTCTGGAGCGGCCGGTCTTTCGGCAGCAAAAGGACGATCGATGAGGCGATAGAGTCGTATAAATTGGCCTATTTAAGTGCCAGCATCAAAAAGGAAAAATCCTTGACGATGGCCGGAATCACATTGCGGATCGCCTGGTTATACAAAGACAAAGGGGATGAGGCTTCAGAGATACGATTCAAAGCAATTGCCCGCGACCTCTACACGGAATCCTATTCGAATGGAGATTATACGGGAACCCAAATGTCAGAGACGCGCGTTGTGTATTTGATTGCCGAATTGTCCTGGCAAATCGGCGACCCAGAAGAAGCCATTCGCAACTTCTCCCGCGTAATTGAGAACCAACGGACCTCCACAGAACCTCACGTGATCCAGCTGGCAAAAGATCGTTGGCAGGAGATTCGTGAATTAAAAGCACAACCATGA
- a CDS encoding DUF86 domain-containing protein, producing the protein MYFIDRNKIYASLTYMDQLLDLFRQETGWQKDQVHALALERLSHGIVESIIDVGNSMIDGFIMRDPGSYEDIIDILEDEKVITSQMADPLKRVVELRKMIVRDFVKVDIETLDDVLNGSLSELAAFPQKVRDYLENELGPVSAFLPSEQE; encoded by the coding sequence TTGTATTTCATTGATCGCAACAAAATTTATGCAAGCCTTACCTACATGGATCAACTGCTGGATTTATTCCGTCAGGAGACAGGATGGCAGAAGGATCAAGTCCATGCACTCGCATTAGAAAGACTGTCGCACGGAATTGTGGAATCGATCATCGATGTCGGAAACTCCATGATTGACGGTTTCATCATGCGAGATCCGGGTAGCTATGAGGATATCATCGATATTTTAGAGGATGAAAAAGTGATCACTTCACAAATGGCGGATCCATTAAAGCGTGTTGTGGAGCTGCGGAAGATGATTGTCCGGGACTTCGTGAAAGTGGACATTGAAACATTGGATGACGTTTTGAATGGCTCTCTGTCAGAACTAGCTGCATTTCCGCAAAAAGTCCGGGATTATTTGGAGAATGAACTTGGCCCGGTCTCCGCTTTTTTACCATCGGAGCAGGAGTAA
- a CDS encoding NifU family protein, which yields MTDTTMIDSVQEVLNKLRPFLLRDGGDCELVDVEDGIVKLRLLGACGTCPSSTITLKAGIERALLEEVPGVVEVEQVF from the coding sequence ATGACAGATACAACAATGATTGATTCTGTACAAGAAGTTTTAAATAAATTGCGTCCATTCCTCTTGCGTGATGGCGGCGACTGTGAATTAGTCGATGTGGAAGACGGCATCGTCAAGCTTCGTCTTTTAGGGGCTTGCGGCACTTGTCCGAGTTCTACAATTACACTGAAAGCCGGTATCGAGCGAGCTTTGCTTGAAGAGGTTCCGGGTGTAGTGGAAGTCGAACAAGTTTTTTGA
- a CDS encoding YolD-like family protein has protein sequence MMYMAANGAISRRRIKVLQVGEVSFRAYCYMRQSNRTFTIENVLALVPVFEREKDYLMKVNGDIKDRGNIKWTAMMLPEHIAQLRDWQAEDDKVERPDLTDWDLDAIREEIELAHKRECNAWVQTWKSGKTIKYFGTIEKIDLHNKSIILSDPFGDETIKWMDIISVQSAD, from the coding sequence ATGATGTATATGGCGGCGAATGGAGCAATAAGCAGGCGTCGCATTAAAGTCCTTCAAGTTGGCGAGGTGTCCTTTCGGGCTTATTGTTACATGCGCCAATCCAACCGTACTTTTACGATTGAAAATGTTCTTGCACTGGTTCCTGTATTCGAAAGAGAGAAGGATTATTTAATGAAGGTAAATGGAGACATCAAGGACCGCGGTAACATCAAATGGACTGCTATGATGCTGCCCGAACATATTGCCCAATTGCGTGACTGGCAAGCAGAGGACGACAAGGTTGAGCGGCCAGATTTGACTGACTGGGATTTGGATGCAATTCGAGAGGAAATCGAGCTGGCGCATAAACGAGAGTGTAATGCTTGGGTCCAAACATGGAAATCCGGTAAAACAATAAAATACTTCGGCACAATAGAAAAAATCGACTTACATAATAAATCAATAATCCTGTCTGACCCGTTTGGCGATGAAACAATAAAATGGATGGACATCATATCAGTTCAGTCAGCAGACTAA
- a CDS encoding TIGR01457 family HAD-type hydrolase, with amino-acid sequence MDKYKAVCFDLDGTVYRGKEAIPEAVELIATLSSRGTLPYYVTNNSSMTTGQLKAKLATLGIQAQEDHIMTSAIAAAAYCKDHFDGASVMMIGEEGLRTALVEQGFSLTDRNPDIVVMGIDRDSTYAKLAEACLAIRAGAAFVATNGDKAFPTERGLVPGNGSFVKLMEYATGVIPVIVGKPEPHMLHFIQQQGGYQKDEMVMIGDNYETDIEAGLRFGIDTIHVEGGVTSREAVLTAERQPTYLFSKLTDWNK; translated from the coding sequence ATGGACAAGTATAAAGCGGTCTGTTTTGACTTGGATGGGACAGTGTACCGGGGGAAGGAAGCGATTCCGGAGGCGGTCGAGCTCATAGCCACATTGAGCAGTCGGGGAACGCTTCCGTACTATGTGACGAATAACTCGTCCATGACAACCGGACAGCTAAAGGCGAAACTGGCTACTCTTGGCATTCAGGCACAAGAGGACCACATCATGACATCTGCTATCGCGGCAGCAGCGTATTGCAAGGACCATTTTGACGGGGCATCTGTCATGATGATCGGAGAGGAAGGGCTGCGCACTGCGCTTGTAGAGCAAGGATTTTCCCTTACAGATCGGAACCCGGATATCGTCGTGATGGGAATTGATCGGGATTCCACCTATGCAAAACTGGCGGAAGCCTGTTTGGCTATCCGCGCGGGTGCCGCCTTTGTCGCAACGAATGGGGACAAGGCGTTTCCGACGGAACGGGGCCTTGTTCCCGGAAACGGTTCGTTTGTAAAACTCATGGAGTATGCTACAGGCGTCATTCCGGTCATTGTAGGCAAACCGGAGCCGCATATGCTGCATTTCATTCAGCAGCAAGGCGGTTATCAAAAAGACGAAATGGTGATGATCGGGGATAATTATGAAACAGATATTGAAGCGGGCCTTCGCTTTGGCATCGATACGATTCACGTGGAGGGCGGCGTCACGAGTCGCGAAGCCGTCTTAACAGCAGAACGGCAACCGACATATTTGTTTAGTAAGCTCACTGATTGGAACAAGTAA
- a CDS encoding NUDIX domain-containing protein: MNARGNVWLGAAGLVINKNGEWLVVKKTYGGLKGFWSLPAGFVEGGETADQAAIREVKEETGVDSELVGMIGFRTGVLHGTTSDNMGIFLLKPIQDGQMIQHDPTEIAEAAWATPFELTEGGDVSLMLKEMAEKTIESGLLRMKETDPGAWFGYTAYKLFFTE; this comes from the coding sequence ATGAACGCAAGGGGCAACGTATGGCTTGGCGCTGCCGGCCTAGTAATCAACAAAAATGGTGAGTGGCTTGTTGTTAAGAAGACGTATGGTGGATTAAAAGGTTTCTGGTCTCTTCCTGCAGGTTTTGTGGAAGGCGGGGAGACGGCGGATCAGGCAGCCATCAGGGAAGTGAAGGAAGAAACGGGTGTTGACAGCGAGTTAGTCGGGATGATCGGCTTTCGGACAGGTGTCCTTCATGGAACTACAAGTGATAACATGGGGATTTTTTTATTGAAGCCGATTCAGGATGGGCAAATGATCCAACACGATCCAACTGAGATTGCGGAGGCTGCCTGGGCCACACCCTTTGAACTGACAGAAGGGGGGGATGTTTCCTTAATGCTCAAAGAGATGGCAGAAAAAACGATAGAGTCAGGCTTGCTCCGCATGAAAGAGACTGACCCTGGAGCGTGGTTTGGCTATACCGCGTATAAGTTGTTTTTCACGGAATGA